In Vicugna pacos chromosome 1, VicPac4, whole genome shotgun sequence, a single window of DNA contains:
- the COL18A1 gene encoding collagen alpha-1(XVIII) chain isoform X4, with amino-acid sequence MAPRWPWLQPRRQRLLDLLGLLVLLLGVSAASAEPDREGFEVGLQQLLGEPPPRQVALVHDPDVGPAYEFGPESGGGQAAESLLPGALFRDFSLLARVRPASAHAGVLFAVTDAAQAVVSVGVKLAAARGGQQQVQLLYTEPGAARTRTAVSFALPAMDERWTRLALSVDGAHAALFVDCELVQREPLARSLRGLQLEPGARVFVAQAGGADPDKFQGLISELRVRGDPQVSPLHCPEDGDDRDDADDGVSGDFGSGLEGTRQRLGEEAGVPLEPRLPKAPPVTSPPLAGVGSEEDTRTDEIEEEATASWLGAQTLPSSGAVTTWDRSVWSPGGSLEERGLKGQKGEPGAQGLPGPAGPQGPAGPVVQSPDAQPVPGPQGPPGPPGPPGKDGAPGRDGEPGDPGEDGRPGDTGPQGFPGTPGDVGPKGEKGDPGVGPRGPPGPQGPPGPPGPSFRYDKLTFVDMEGSGFGGDPESLRGPRGFPGPPGPPGVPGLPGEPGRFGMNSSDVPGPAGLPGVPGRDGPPGPPGPPGPPGPPGKEGQPGETGQKGNLGEVGAPGPKGSKGDPGPIGAPGEHGLAGAPGPAGPPGPPGPPGPPGPGLAAGFDDMEGSGGPFWSTARGADGPQGPPGLPGVKGDPGATGPPGTKGEVGADGAPGLPGREGAAGAQGPKGEKGTQGEKGDPGKDGVGQPGLPGPPGPPGPVVYVSEQDRAVASVSGPEGRTGLAGFPGPAGPKGDLGSRGQQGPPGPKGEKGEPGMVFSPDGRATSLAQKGAKGEPGFRGPPGPYGRPGHKGEIGFPGRPGRPGMNGLKGEKGEPGDASVGFGVRGPPGPPGPPGPPGPPGTPVYDSNAFVESGRPGPPGLPGYQGPPGPKGDRGEVGPPGPPGQFPLDLLPLGAEWKGEKGDRGVAGQKGERGEPGGGGFFGSSVPGPPGPPGHPGIPGPKGESVRGQPGPPGPQGPPGIGYEGRQGPPGPPGPPGPPGPPSFPGPYRQTISVPGPPGPPGPPGPPGSMGASSGQVRVWATYQTMLDKVPEVPEGWLIFVAEREELYVRVRNGFRKVLLGARTPLPRGTDNEVAALQPPVVQLHEGNPYPRRELPHPTARPWWADDTLAKPPRLPDPQPYPGAPHHGSYMHRQPAHPTGSPTHTHQDFQPVLHLVALNSPQSGGLRGIRGADFQCFQQARAVGLAGTYRAFLSSRLQDLYSVVRRADRAAVPIVNLRDEALFPSWEALFSGSGGQLKPGARIFSFDGRDVLQHPAWPQKSVWHGSDPSGRRLTESYCETWRTEARTATGQASSLLAGRLLEQKAAGCHNAFVVLCIENSFMTSSK; translated from the exons ACAGGGAAGGCTTCGAGGTGGGGCTCCAGCAGCTGCTCGGGGAGCCCCCGCCCCGGCAGGTCGCCCTGGTGCACGACCCCGACGTGGGGCCCGCCTACGAGTTCGGCCCGGAGAGCGGCGGCGGCCAGGCGGCCGAGAGCCTCCTGCCCGGCGCCTTGTTCCGCGACTTCTCGCTGCTGGCGCGCGTGCGGCCGGCCTCGGCGCACGCGGGTGTGCTGTTCGCCGTCACCGACGCGGCGCAGGCGGTGGTCTCGGTGGGCGTCAAGCTGGCGGCGGCACGCGGGGGGCAGCAGCAGGTGCAGCTGCTGTACACGGAGCCCGGCGCCGCCCGCACGCGCACGGCCGTCAGCTTCGCGCTGCCCGCGATGGACGAGCGCTGGACGCGCCTGGCACTCAGCGTGGACGGCGCGCACGCCGCTCTCTTCGTGGACTGCGAGCTGGTCCAGCGCGAGCCCCTGGCGCGCTCCCTGCGCGGCCTGCAGCTGGAGCCCGGTGCCCGCGTCTTCGTGGCTCAGGCTGGCGGAGCGGACCCCGACAAGTTCCAG GGGCTGATCTCAGAGCTGCGGGTGCGCGGAGACCCCCAGGTGAGCCCCTTGCACTGCCCGGAGGACGGGGACGACCGGGACGACGCGGACGACGGG GTGTCCGGAGACTTCGGCAGCGGGCTCGAGGGGACCCGGCAGCGTCTTGGGGAGGAGGCG GGCGTGCCCCTGGAACCCAGGCTCCCCAAGGCTCCCCCGGTCACTTCTCCACCCTTGGCTGGAGTTGGCAGCGAGGAAGACACCAGAACTGACGAAATCGAGGAGGAAGCCACGGCGTCTTGGTTAGGAG CTCAGACGCTTCCCAGCTCAGGCGCCGTCACCACGTGGGACAGGAGCGTGTGGAGCCCTGGGGGCAGCCTGGAAGAG CGAGGCCTGAAGGGTCAGAAGGGGGAGCCAGGCGCTCAGGGTCTGCCCGGCCCGGCGGGTCCCCAGGGTCCTGCGGGACCAGTGGTGCAGAGCCCTGACGCACAGCCTGTTCCCGGGCCCCAGGGACCCCCTGGACCCCCAGGACCACCGGGGAAAGATGGCGCCCCTGGAAGGGATGGCGAGCCT GGAGACCCCGGCGAAGATGGGAGGCCC GGAGACACTGGGCCGCAGGGCTTCCCGGGAACCCCAGGGGACGTGGGCCCCAAGGGTGAGAAG GGGGATCCTGGGGTCGGGCCAAGGGGACCCCCAGGACCCCAAGGGCCTCCAGGGCCACCGGGACCCTCCTTCAGATACGACAAGCTG ACCTTCGTTGACATGGAGGGGTCTGGCTTTGGTGGCGACCCGGAGAGCCTCCGC GGCCCTCGAGGCTTCCCCGGCCCCCCTGGGCCCCCTGGCGTCCCAGGCCTGCCCGGAGAGCCAGGCCGCTTCGGGATGAACAGTTCGGATGTCCCCGGACCCGCAGGCCTTCCTGGAGTGCCTGGGCGAGATGGGCCCCCCGGGCCTCCTGGGCCCCCG GGGCCCCCAGGTCCTCCAGGAAAAGAGGGGCAACCAGGCGAGACCGGCCAGAAAGGCAACCTG GGCGAGGTGGGCGCCCCAGGACCCAAG GGAAGTAAGGGAGACCCTGGGCCCATCGGCGCTCCGGGGGAGCACGGCCTGGCGGGAGCCCCAGGACCAGCAGGACCTCCAGGGCCCCCGGGCCCCCCCGGGCCGCCAGGACCAGGACTCGCCGCAGGATTT GACGACATGGAAGGCTCCGGGGGACCCTTCTGGTCGACAGCCCGAGGCGCTGACGGGCCGCAG GGACCGCCCGGCCTGCCCGGAGTCAAG GGGGATCCTGGAGCCACAGGGCCACCAGGGACCAAG GGAGAAGTTGGAGCAGACGGAGCTCCCGGCCTCCCTGGCAGAGAGGGCGCGGCTGGAGCCCAG GGGCCCAAAGGAGAAAAAGGGACCCAGGGAGAGAAA GGCGACCCAGGGAAGGATGGAGTGGGACAGCCAGGCCTCCCCGGCCCCCCCGGGCCCCCTGGGCCTGTCGTCTACGTGTCGGAGCAGGAT AGGGCGGTGGCGAGCGTGTCGGGCCCCGAG GGCCGCACGGGGCTTGCAGGCTTTCCC GGGCCTGCCGGGCCAAAGGGAGACCTGGGCTCCAGAGGCCAGCAGGGCCCCCCGGGGCCCAAG GGTGAGAAGGGTGAGCCGGGCATGGTCTTCAGCCCCGACGGGAGAGCAACGTCCCTGGCCCAGAAGGGAGCGAAG GGTGAGCCCGGCTTTCGAGGACCCCCG GGCCCATATGGGCGGCCGGGGCACAAGGGAGAGATTGGCTTCCCTGGACGGCCG GGTCGCCCCGGGATGAACGGATTgaaaggggagaagggggagCCGGGAGATGCCAGCGTGGGATTCGGCGTGAGG GGTCCGCCTGGCCCACCTGGGCCCCCAGGGCCCCCGGGCCCCCCCGGGACTCCTGTCTATGACAGCAAC GCATTCGTGGAGTCTGGCCGCCCTGGACCCCCAGGATTGCCAG GATACCAGGGGCCCCCTGGACCGAAGGGTGACAGAGGAGAAGTGGGCCCTCCCGGACCCCCAG GGCAGTTCCCGCTGGACCTGCTGCCGCTGGGCGCTGAGTGGAAG GGGGAGAAGGGTGACCGCGGGGTCGCCGGACAGAAAGGGGAGAGAGGCGAGCCCGGGGGCGGTGGCTTCTTCGGCTCCAGCGTGCCTGGCCCCCCCGGCCCGCCAGGGCACCCTGGGATTCCG GGTCCCAAGGGCGAGAGCGTCCGAGGCCAGCCTGGCCCGCCTgggcctcaggggccccctgGCATTGGCTACGAGGGACGCCAGGGGCCTCCCGGGCCCCCTGggcccccagggcccccaggACCCCCCTCCTTCCCGGGCCCTTACAGACAGA CTATCAGCGTCCCCGGGCCCCCCGGCCCGCCTGGGCCCCCCGGCCCCCCGGGCTCCATGGGCGCCTCCTCTGGG CAGGTGAGGGTCTGGGCCACGTACCAGACCATGCTGGACAAGGTGCCCGAGGTGCCGGAGGGCTGGCTCATCTTTGTGGCTGAGAGGGAGGAGCTGTACGTCCGGGTCCGGAATGGCTTCCGGAAGGTTCTG CTGGGGGCCCGCACGCCCCTCCCGCGTGGGACG GACAACGAGGTGGCCGCCTTGCAGCCCCCAGTGGTGCAGCTGCATGAGGGCAACCCGTACCCCCGCCGGGAGCTCCCTCACCCGACGGCGCGGCCTTGGTGGGCAGACGACACCCTAGCCAAGCCCCCGCGCCTGCCGGACCCGCAGCCCTACCCCGGAGCCCCGCACCACGGCTCCTACATGCACCGCCAGCCGGCACACCCCACAGGCTCGCCCACCCACACCCACCAGGACTTCCAGCCAGTG CTCCACCTGGTCGCGCTCAACAGCCCGCAGTCGGGCGGCCTGCGCGGCATCCGCGGGGCCGACTTCCAGTGCTTCCAGCAGGCGCGCGCTGTGGGGCTGGCCGGCACCTACCGCGCCTTCCTGTCCTCGCGGCTGCAGGACCTCTACAGCGTCGTGCGCCGCGCCGACCGCGCAGCCGTGCCCATCGTCAACCTCAGG GACGAGGCGCTGTTTCCCAGCTGGGAGGCCTTGTTCTCGGGCTCCGGGGGCCAGCTGAAGCCAGGCGCCCGCATCTTCTCTTTTGACGGCCGAGACGTCCTGCAGCACCCCGCCTG GCCCCAGAAGAGCGTGTGGCATGGCTCGGACCCCAGCGGGCGCCGGCTGACCGAGAGCTACTGCGAGACGTGGCGGACCGAGGCCAGGACGGCCACCGGCCAGGCCTCCTCGCTGCTGGCGGGCCGGCTGCTGGAGCAGAAGGCCGCGGGCTGCCACAACGCCTTCGTCGTCCTCTGCATCGAGAACAGCTTCATGACCTCCTCCAAGTAG